One Methanococcus aeolicus Nankai-3 DNA segment encodes these proteins:
- the rnz gene encoding ribonuclease Z: MKIIFLGTGAAIPTKHRNHSSVGIKYDGEVFLFDCGEGTQRQMIYTDISPMKINNIFISHLHGDHILGLAGLLQSIGFNGRTEPINIYGPPEIKNTIENILKIGYHSINFKITVHEINSKKPMKIIDSEKYMAYAYPVNHSIPCYAYILKEKKKPQLNLKKAMELGVEVGPDLKSLKDGNEVKLKNGKIIYPNDVLLPPKDSMCVAYSGDTMPIEDFGEFLNSIGCTVLIHEATFGSSKKNNAVETMHSTIEDAVNIGKIACVDTVILTHISARYDDNIEIYYNEIENIIKNNNEYNDNNFKIIVAEDLMEYDLKNKETIKK, translated from the coding sequence ATGAAAATTATTTTTTTAGGCACTGGTGCGGCTATTCCAACAAAACATAGAAATCATTCTTCAGTAGGAATTAAATACGATGGCGAGGTTTTTTTATTCGATTGTGGGGAGGGAACTCAGCGACAAATGATATACACAGACATATCACCCATGAAAATAAATAATATATTCATATCTCATCTTCATGGTGACCATATATTAGGACTTGCAGGGCTTCTTCAATCAATTGGATTTAATGGACGAACAGAACCAATAAATATATATGGTCCGCCTGAAATAAAAAATACAATTGAAAATATTTTAAAAATTGGATATCATTCCATTAATTTTAAAATAACTGTCCATGAGATAAATTCCAAAAAACCAATGAAAATAATAGATAGTGAAAAATATATGGCATATGCCTATCCAGTAAATCATTCTATACCTTGTTATGCATATATTCTTAAAGAGAAAAAGAAACCACAATTAAATTTAAAGAAAGCCATGGAATTAGGCGTAGAAGTTGGACCAGATTTAAAATCATTAAAAGATGGCAACGAAGTAAAATTGAAAAATGGAAAAATCATATACCCAAATGATGTGCTTTTACCTCCAAAAGATAGCATGTGCGTAGCATATAGTGGAGACACCATGCCAATTGAAGATTTTGGGGAGTTTTTAAACTCAATTGGTTGTACAGTATTAATTCATGAGGCAACATTTGGGAGCTCCAAGAAAAATAATGCAGTTGAAACCATGCACTCCACCATAGAAGATGCTGTAAATATCGGAAAAATTGCCTGTGTGGATACGGTGATATTGACCCATATCTCGGCGAGATATGATGACAATATTGAAATATATTATAATGAAATAGAAAATATTATTAAAAATAATAATGAATATAATGACAATAATTTCAAAATTATTGTAGCAGAAGATTTAATGGAATATGATTTAAAAAATAAAGAAACCATAAAAAAATAA